One Pseudomonas entomophila genomic window carries:
- a CDS encoding protein-L-isoaspartate(D-aspartate) O-methyltransferase, with protein sequence MTSQRTRERLIQRLYEEGVSNAKVLEVIRKTPRHLFVDEALAHRAYEDTALPIGHNQTISQPFMVAHMSELLLEAGPLDKVLEIGTGSGYQTAILAQLVERVFSVERIKVLQDRAKERLVELNLRNVVFRWGDGCEGWPALAPYNGIIVTAVAPEVPQALLDQLAPGGRMVIPVGPAGETQQLMLIVREEQGFSRRVLGAVRFVPLLNGPLA encoded by the coding sequence ATGACCTCCCAGCGCACGCGGGAGCGGTTGATCCAGCGCCTGTATGAAGAGGGCGTGTCGAACGCCAAGGTGCTCGAGGTCATTCGCAAAACGCCACGTCACCTGTTCGTCGACGAGGCCCTGGCGCATCGCGCCTACGAAGACACAGCGCTACCGATCGGCCACAACCAGACCATCTCGCAGCCCTTCATGGTCGCCCACATGAGCGAGCTGTTGCTCGAGGCGGGCCCCCTGGACAAGGTGCTGGAGATCGGCACCGGCTCCGGCTACCAGACCGCGATCCTCGCGCAACTGGTGGAGCGGGTGTTCTCGGTGGAGCGTATCAAGGTCCTGCAAGACCGTGCCAAGGAGCGCCTGGTGGAGCTCAACTTGCGCAACGTGGTGTTCCGTTGGGGCGATGGTTGCGAAGGCTGGCCTGCGCTGGCGCCCTACAACGGCATCATCGTCACCGCGGTGGCGCCGGAAGTCCCCCAGGCGCTGCTGGACCAGCTGGCTCCGGGTGGGCGCATGGTGATTCCGGTCGGGCCGGCAGGGGAAACCCAGCAACTGATGCTGATCGTCCGGGAAGAGCAAGGTTTTTCCCGGCGCGTGCTGGGCGCGGTGCGCTTCGTGCCGTTGCTCAACGGCCCGCTCGCCTGA
- the surE gene encoding 5'/3'-nucleotidase SurE codes for MRILISNDDGVTAPGIAALHAALADHAECVVIAPDQDKSGAGSSLTLDRPLHPQTLANGFISLNGTPTDCVHLGLNGLLEHTPDMVVSGINLGANLGDDVLYSGTVAAALEGRFLGGTSLAFSLLSRLPDNLPTAAYIARRLVEAQSRLELPPRTVLNINIPNLPLEHIRGIQLTRLGHRARAAAPTKVVNPRGKEGYWIAVAGDAEDGGPGTDFHAVMQGYVSITPLQLDRTFNDAFERFDGWLEGVL; via the coding sequence ATGCGTATTCTGATTTCGAATGACGACGGTGTTACCGCACCCGGCATCGCCGCGCTGCACGCAGCGCTGGCGGACCATGCCGAGTGCGTGGTGATTGCCCCGGATCAAGACAAGAGCGGTGCCGGCAGCTCGCTGACGTTGGACCGGCCACTGCACCCGCAGACGTTGGCCAACGGCTTCATCAGCCTCAACGGCACCCCCACCGACTGTGTGCACCTGGGGCTCAACGGCCTGCTCGAGCACACCCCTGACATGGTGGTGTCGGGCATCAACCTGGGCGCCAACCTGGGCGATGACGTGCTGTACTCCGGCACGGTCGCCGCCGCGCTCGAAGGCCGCTTCCTCGGCGGTACTTCACTGGCGTTCTCGTTGCTCTCGCGGCTGCCGGACAACCTGCCCACCGCCGCCTACATCGCCCGCCGGCTGGTCGAGGCGCAATCGCGCCTGGAGCTGCCACCGCGCACAGTATTGAACATCAACATCCCCAACTTGCCGCTGGAGCACATCCGCGGTATCCAGCTCACCCGCCTGGGCCATCGCGCACGCGCGGCGGCACCCACCAAGGTGGTCAACCCACGGGGCAAGGAAGGTTACTGGATCGCCGTGGCCGGTGATGCCGAGGATGGCGGGCCGGGCACCGATTTCCATGCGGTGATGCAAGGTTACGTCTCGATCACCCCGCTGCAGCTGGATCGCACCTTCAATGATGCCTTCGAGCGCTTCGACGGCTGGCTGGAGGGCGTGCTCTGA
- the truD gene encoding tRNA pseudouridine(13) synthase TruD encodes MTELELLGPRASGEVLGTAVLKAVAEDFQVDEVLDIPLSGQGEHLWLWVEKRDLNTEEAARRLARAAGVPVRSISYAGLKDRQALTRQWFSLHLPGKADPDLSRAEDETLRVLKQVRHQRKLQRGAHSANGFTLRLTGLKAEHPALDARLEQLKQHGVPNYFGAQRFGHGGGNVHDAQDWAARQALPEQRNVRSRLLSAARSYLFNQVLAARVADGTWQHAQVGDLLAFTDSRSFFAAGEAECSDPRLAILDLHPTGPLWGEGAAPGGGTPQALESEVGDRHPQLCQWLARAGMDHERRILRLPIGRLTWHYPETDILQLEFVLPAGCFATVVVRELVDLVPAGQTDSPCVF; translated from the coding sequence ATGACCGAATTGGAACTGCTGGGGCCGCGCGCCTCGGGCGAGGTGTTGGGTACCGCCGTGCTCAAGGCGGTCGCCGAAGATTTCCAGGTCGATGAAGTCCTCGACATTCCGCTGTCCGGCCAGGGCGAGCACCTGTGGCTGTGGGTCGAGAAGCGCGACCTCAACACCGAGGAAGCCGCCCGCCGCCTGGCCCGTGCCGCCGGTGTGCCGGTGCGCTCGATCAGCTATGCCGGCCTGAAGGATCGCCAGGCCCTGACCCGGCAGTGGTTCAGCCTGCATCTGCCTGGCAAGGCCGACCCGGACCTGTCCCGCGCCGAAGACGAAACCTTGCGCGTGCTCAAGCAGGTGCGCCACCAGCGCAAGCTGCAACGCGGCGCGCACTCGGCCAATGGTTTCACGCTGCGCCTGACCGGGCTGAAAGCCGAGCACCCGGCGCTCGACGCACGTCTTGAGCAGCTCAAGCAGCACGGTGTGCCCAACTACTTCGGTGCCCAGCGCTTCGGCCACGGCGGCGGCAATGTCCACGACGCCCAGGACTGGGCGGCGCGCCAGGCCCTGCCGGAGCAACGCAATGTCCGCTCACGGCTGCTCTCCGCCGCGCGCAGCTACCTGTTCAACCAGGTGCTGGCGGCGCGTGTCGCCGATGGCACCTGGCAGCATGCCCAGGTCGGCGACCTGCTGGCCTTCACCGATAGCCGCAGCTTCTTCGCGGCGGGGGAGGCCGAGTGCAGCGATCCGCGCCTGGCAATATTGGACTTGCACCCCACCGGCCCGCTGTGGGGCGAAGGGGCGGCGCCTGGTGGCGGCACACCGCAAGCGCTCGAGTCCGAAGTCGGCGACCGGCATCCGCAGCTGTGCCAATGGCTGGCGCGAGCGGGCATGGATCACGAACGGCGCATCCTGCGGCTCCCTATTGGGCGGCTGACGTGGCATTATCCCGAGACTGATATCCTGCAACTGGAATTCGTCCTTCCGGCCGGATGCTTCGCCACCGTGGTGGTGCGCGAACTCGTCGATCTGGTGCCGGCAGGGCAGACGGACAGCCCATGCGTATTCTGA
- the ispF gene encoding 2-C-methyl-D-erythritol 2,4-cyclodiphosphate synthase, with the protein MRIGHGYDVHRFCDGDFITLGGVRIPHKYGLLAHSDGDVLLHALSDALLGAAALGDIGKHFPDTDPQFKGADSRALLRHVVGIVRDKGWKVGNIDATIVAQAPKMAPHIETMRQQIAADLQVELDQVNVKATTEEKLGFTGREEGIAVHAVALLLPA; encoded by the coding sequence ATGCGTATTGGCCACGGCTACGATGTCCACCGCTTCTGCGACGGTGATTTCATTACCCTGGGCGGGGTGCGTATCCCCCACAAATACGGCCTGCTGGCCCATTCCGACGGCGACGTGCTGCTGCACGCCCTGAGCGACGCCCTGCTCGGTGCCGCGGCGCTGGGCGACATCGGCAAGCATTTCCCCGACACCGACCCACAGTTCAAGGGCGCCGACAGCCGCGCGTTGCTGCGTCATGTGGTCGGTATCGTCCGCGACAAGGGTTGGAAAGTCGGCAACATCGACGCCACCATCGTCGCCCAGGCGCCGAAAATGGCCCCGCATATCGAAACCATGCGCCAGCAGATTGCCGCCGACCTGCAGGTCGAGCTCGACCAGGTCAACGTCAAGGCCACCACCGAAGAGAAACTGGGCTTCACCGGTCGCGAGGAGGGCATCGCCGTGCATGCGGTGGCCCTGTTGCTGCCAGCATGA
- the fghA gene encoding S-formylglutathione hydrolase, translating into MTLENISCQKSFGGWHKRYRHNSKVLGCDMVFAVYLPPQAEQGERLPVLYWLSGLTCTDENFMQKAGAQRLAAELGLIIVAPDTSPRGEQVPGDPDGAWDFGLGAGFYLNATQQPWAQHYRMHDYVVQELPALIEAHFPASDQRSISGHSMGGHGALVCALRNPGRYRSVSAFSPISNPMDCPWGEKAFSRYLGEDRSRWREWDASVLLAEAGECPPLLVDQGDRDDFLDKQLKPQALEQAARKGGHRLTLRLQPGYDHSYYFIASFIDEHLRHHAVALGRV; encoded by the coding sequence ATGACGCTGGAAAACATCTCTTGCCAGAAAAGCTTCGGCGGCTGGCACAAGCGTTACCGGCACAACTCGAAGGTGCTGGGCTGCGACATGGTGTTCGCCGTCTACCTGCCGCCCCAGGCCGAGCAGGGGGAGAGGCTGCCGGTGCTGTACTGGCTCAGCGGCCTGACCTGCACCGACGAGAATTTCATGCAGAAGGCCGGCGCCCAGCGCCTGGCCGCCGAGCTTGGGCTGATCATCGTCGCGCCGGACACCAGCCCGCGGGGCGAGCAGGTGCCGGGTGATCCGGACGGCGCATGGGATTTCGGCCTGGGTGCCGGGTTCTATCTCAACGCCACCCAGCAGCCCTGGGCGCAGCACTACCGCATGCACGACTATGTGGTGCAGGAGCTGCCGGCGCTGATCGAGGCGCACTTCCCGGCCTCCGACCAGCGTAGTATCAGCGGTCACTCCATGGGCGGGCATGGCGCGCTGGTTTGCGCCTTGCGCAACCCTGGGCGTTATCGTTCGGTGTCGGCCTTCTCGCCGATCAGCAACCCGATGGATTGCCCGTGGGGCGAGAAGGCGTTTTCCCGTTACCTGGGTGAAGACCGCTCGCGCTGGCGCGAGTGGGATGCCAGTGTGCTGCTGGCCGAGGCAGGTGAGTGTCCGCCGCTGCTGGTGGACCAGGGTGATCGTGACGACTTCCTGGACAAGCAGCTCAAGCCACAGGCGCTGGAACAGGCAGCGCGCAAGGGCGGGCATCGGCTGACCCTGCGCCTGCAGCCGGGCTACGACCACAGCTACTACTTCATCGCCAGCTTCATCGATGAGCATCTGCGCCATCATGCGGTGGCGTTGGGGCGGGTTTAG
- a CDS encoding S-(hydroxymethyl)glutathione dehydrogenase/class III alcohol dehydrogenase, translating into MIKSRAAVAFEAKKPLEIVEVDVAMPKAGEVLLRVVASGVCHTDAYTLSGADPEGIFPSILGHEGGAIVEAIGEGVTSVAVGDHVIPLYTPECGQCKFCRSGKTNLCQAIRATQGKGLMPDGTTRFSYKGQQLFHYMGTSTFSEYTVLPEISVAKIQKEAPLEKVCLLGCGVTTGIGAVLNTAKVKPGDTVAIFGLGGIGLSAVIGAVKAKASRIIAIDINPAKFEIARQLGATDCVNPKDYDRPIQEVIVDLTDGGVDFSFECIGNVQLMRAALECCHKGWGESVIIGVAGAGQEIATRPFQLVTGRVWRGSAFGGVRGRSELPSYVEMSEKGEIPLDTFITHTMGLEDINKAFDLMHEGKSIRSVIHF; encoded by the coding sequence ATGATCAAGTCCCGCGCCGCTGTAGCCTTCGAGGCCAAGAAACCCCTGGAAATCGTCGAAGTGGACGTGGCCATGCCCAAGGCTGGCGAGGTGCTGCTGCGCGTCGTGGCCTCCGGCGTGTGCCACACCGACGCCTACACCCTCTCCGGCGCCGACCCGGAAGGCATCTTCCCGTCGATCCTCGGCCATGAGGGCGGGGCGATCGTCGAGGCGATCGGCGAGGGCGTGACTTCGGTGGCGGTCGGCGATCACGTGATCCCGCTGTACACCCCGGAATGCGGCCAATGCAAATTCTGCCGCTCCGGCAAGACCAACCTGTGCCAGGCCATCCGCGCAACTCAAGGCAAGGGCCTGATGCCCGATGGCACCACCCGTTTCAGCTACAAAGGCCAGCAGCTGTTCCACTACATGGGCACCTCGACCTTCTCCGAGTACACCGTGCTGCCGGAAATCTCCGTGGCCAAGATCCAGAAAGAGGCTCCGCTGGAGAAGGTCTGCCTGCTCGGTTGCGGCGTGACCACCGGTATCGGCGCGGTGCTCAACACCGCCAAGGTCAAGCCGGGAGACACCGTGGCCATCTTCGGCCTGGGCGGCATCGGCCTGTCGGCGGTGATCGGCGCGGTGAAGGCCAAGGCCTCGCGCATCATCGCCATCGATATCAACCCGGCCAAGTTCGAGATCGCCCGCCAACTGGGGGCCACCGACTGCGTCAACCCGAAGGACTACGACCGCCCGATCCAGGAAGTCATTGTTGATCTCACCGACGGTGGCGTGGACTTCTCCTTCGAGTGCATCGGCAACGTGCAGCTGATGCGCGCGGCGCTGGAGTGCTGCCACAAGGGCTGGGGCGAGTCGGTGATCATCGGCGTGGCCGGTGCCGGCCAGGAAATCGCCACCCGTCCGTTCCAGCTGGTGACCGGGCGTGTGTGGCGCGGCTCGGCCTTCGGGGGCGTGCGTGGGCGCAGCGAGCTGCCCAGCTATGTCGAGATGTCCGAGAAGGGCGAGATCCCGCTGGACACCTTCATCACCCACACCATGGGCCTGGAGGACATCAACAAGGCCTTCGACCTGATGCACGAGGGCAAGAGCATCCGCAGCGTGATCCACTTCTGA
- a CDS encoding LysR substrate-binding domain-containing protein, with amino-acid sequence MSSRWEGIDEFVAVAESGQFTAAAERLGVSSSHISRQIARLEERLQTRLLYRSTRRVTLSEAGQTFLQHCQRLQDGREEALRAMGDLASEPKGLLRMTCAVAYGERFIVPLVTRFMALYPQLRIEVELSNRTLDLLHEGMDLAIRLGRLQDSRLVATRLAPRRMYLCASPAYLERYGRPHSLSELARHNCLVGSSDLWALQQDGREISQRVQGNWRCNSGQAVLDAALQGMGLCQLPDYYVLEHLNTGALVSLLEGHQPPNTAVWALYPQQRHLSPKVRRLVDYLKEGLAQLPEYRTTPLYKRL; translated from the coding sequence ATGAGCAGCCGCTGGGAAGGCATCGACGAATTCGTGGCCGTGGCCGAGTCGGGCCAGTTCACCGCCGCCGCCGAGCGCCTTGGGGTTTCCTCATCACATATCAGCCGGCAGATCGCGCGCCTGGAAGAGCGTCTGCAGACCCGACTGCTGTATCGCAGTACACGGCGGGTGACCCTGAGCGAGGCTGGCCAGACCTTCCTGCAGCATTGCCAGCGCCTGCAGGATGGCCGTGAGGAAGCGCTGCGCGCCATGGGCGACCTGGCCAGTGAACCCAAGGGGCTGCTGCGCATGACGTGCGCCGTGGCCTATGGCGAGCGCTTCATCGTGCCTCTGGTGACGCGCTTCATGGCGTTGTACCCGCAATTGCGGATCGAGGTGGAGCTGAGCAACCGTACGCTGGACCTGTTGCATGAGGGCATGGACCTGGCCATTCGCCTGGGCCGCCTGCAGGATTCGCGGCTGGTAGCGACACGCCTGGCGCCACGGCGCATGTACCTGTGCGCCTCGCCAGCCTATCTGGAACGCTACGGGCGGCCCCACAGCCTGTCGGAGCTGGCGCGGCACAATTGCCTGGTCGGCAGTTCCGACCTGTGGGCGCTGCAGCAGGATGGTCGCGAGATCAGCCAACGGGTGCAGGGCAATTGGCGCTGCAACAGTGGGCAGGCGGTGCTGGATGCGGCGTTGCAGGGGATGGGGTTGTGCCAGTTGCCCGACTATTACGTGCTGGAGCATCTGAACACGGGGGCATTGGTGTCGTTGCTGGAGGGGCACCAGCCACCGAACACGGCGGTGTGGGCACTGTATCCGCAGCAGCGGCACCTGTCGCCGAAGGTGCGCAGGCTGGTGGATTACCTGAAGGAGGGGTTGGCGCAATTGCCCGAATATCGCACCACGCCTTTGTACAAGCGGCTTTAG